The window CGCGGCCTCCAGGTCGTCCCGGCGGTCGGGATCCTCGACTCCGTCGGCGGTGGGGATCGCCCAGCCGTTCTCCCCGTCGTACCACTCGTCCCACCAGCCGTCGAGGATCGACAGGTTCAGCGCCCCGTTCAGCGCCGCCTTCATGCCCGAGGTCCCGCAGGCCTCCAGCGGTCGCAGCGGGTTGTTCAGCCAGACGTCGCAGCCGGGATACAGCGTGAGCGCCATGCCGATGTCGTAGTCGGGCAGGAACACGATGCGGTGCCGGACCTCCGGATCGTCGGCGAACTGGACCAGATCCTGGATCAGCCGCTTGCCGCCGTCGTCGGCCGGATGCGCCTTGCCGGCGATGACGAGTTGGATCGGCCGTTGCGGGTGCAGCAGGAGGGACTTGAGCCGGGCCTTGTCCCGCAACATGAGGGTCAGCCGCTTGTACGACGGCACCCGCCGAGCGAACCCGATGGTCAGGACGTCAGGATCCAGCACACTGGCGGTCCACCCCAGTTCGGCGTCACTGGCCCCGCGCTGCAGCCACGAGGCCCGTAGCCGCCGGCGGGCGTCCTCGACGAGTTCCGCGCGCAGGGCGCGCTTGGTCGACCACAGCCGCGCCGCCGGTACCGCACCGATGGCCTCCCAGCTGGCCGGGTCGTCCACCAGTTGCGGATCGCCGTCGCCGACCAGCAGGACCCGCATCTGGCGGGCCACCCAGGTCGGCGCGTGGACGCCGTTGGTCACCGACGTGATCGGGACGTCCTCGGCGTCGAAACCCTGCCAGAGGCCCTGGAACATCTCCCGGCTCACCTTGCCGTGCAACAGCGACACGCCGTTGGCCCGCTGGCCGAGCCGCAACCCCATGACCGCCATGTTGAACACCTCGGGGTCCCCGCCGGGGTAGTCCTCGAAGCCCAGCGCCAGCACCTGCTCCACGGGAACACCCGGCAGCGCGGCGTCGCCGCCGAAATGGGCCGCCACCAGCGACCGGGGGAACCGGTCGATGCCGGCCGGCACGGGAGTATGCGTGGTGAACACCGTGCCGGCGTGAACCGCTTCGAACGCCTCGTCGTAGTCCAGCCCGGCGCCGGTGACCAGTTCAGAGATCCGTTCCACCCCAAGGAAACCCGCGTGCCCCTCGTTGGTGTGGAACACCTCGGGTTCGGGCGCTCCGGTGATCCGGCAGAACGCCCGGATGGCCCGCACACCGCCGATGCCGAGCAGCATCTCCTGCAGTAGCCGGTGCTCGCCGGTCCCGCCGTACAACCGGTCGGTGATCTCCCGCTCGCTCGGCTCGTTCTCCTCCACGTCGGAGTCCAGCACCAGCAACGGGACCCGGCCGACCTGCGCCTTCCAGATGTGCGCTGCCAGATGCCGGCCACCGGGCAGCGACAGCGACACCCGCGCCGGGCTCCCGTCGGCCTCGGTCAGCAGCGACAACGGCATGCCGTCGGGGTCCAGGACCGGGTAGCGCTCCTGCTGCCAGCCGTCGCGGGACAGCGACTGCCGGAAGTACCCGGCCCGGTAGTACAGGCCGACGCCGATGATCGGGACGCCGAGGTCGCTGGCCGCCTTGAGGTGGTCGCCGGCCAGGATGCCCAGCCCGCCGGAATACTGCGGCAGCGCCGCAGCGATCCCGAACTCCGGCGAGAAGTAGGCGATCGAGCCCGGCGCGGACGACCCGAGCGTCTGGTACCACCGGTCGCCGGTCAGGTACTCGTGCAGCTCGGCGGCGGCCGCGGCGACGGCCGCGACGTACGCCGGATCCGCGGCGAGTTCGGCGAGCCGTTCGGAGGACACGTCGCCGAGCAGCCGCACCGGGTCCTCGCCGACCACCGACCACAGGTGCGGGTCGACCGCGGCGAACAGATCCCGGGTGCTCGTGTGCCACGACCACCGCAGGTTGGTGGCGAGCTCCTCCAGCGGAAGCAGCGGCGCAGGAAGGACGGTACGGACGGTGAACCGGCGGATCGCTCTCACGCGCGGCAACCTACCCGCCGACAGAAGACATCCCGGCGTCATCGCAGTTTCGTCGACGTTACAGCGCGGTGGCCGTCGAGCGCGGCCGCCGACCGCGCGGCGCCCAGGCTGCGGTGACCGATCCGACAGCGGCTCACCGCGCCGCGCACAGCCTGCCTCGACACCCTCGCGCCGGTAGGGTCGACGCGATGAGCCGAGATCGCCGTACCGCCGCGACCGCCGTGAGCGGGGCTCCCCCCGCCCCCCCGGCGACGACCGGCACGACCGGCTCCGGCACCCGCGCGACGGGCTCGATCGCACCGTCCGCCGCGGCGCCCCCGGACCACACGACCCCATCGGAGCACTCGGCGCCGGCGGCCCAGCGGCGCGGCGGCGGCGCGGCGGTCGGTGCCCACGCCGCGCCGGTCCATCACGACCTCGGGGTCGCCGGCGGGCTGCTTCCGCCGCCACTGCTGGACGGCCGGTTCGCCGTGCTCGACGTCAGCCCGGTCGTGGAGAGCGGACGGCGTCCGGCCAAGGCTGTCGTGGACGAGCCGGTGACCGTCGCGGCCACGGCGTTCCGCGACGGTCACGGCGAATTGGGCGTCGCCGTTCTGGCACTGCGGCCGGACGGGACGACGGCGGCCCGCCAGCCGATGACCGCGGTCGGGGTGGGCTTGGACCGCTGGCAAGGCGTGATCCGGCCTGATGCCATGGGCGACTGGGCTTTCGCCGTCCAGGTGTGGGCGGACCCGTGGGCCACCTGGCTGCACCGCGCCCAGATCAAGATCCCCGCCGAACTCGACGTGGAACTGGAACTGGCCGACGGCGCCACGCTGCTCGAGCGGGCGGCGGACGAACGGGAGCAAACGGCGGCCGGGTCCGCCGACGGGTTGGTGCTGCGGACCGCCGCGGCGGCCCTGCGCGACACCACGACGACGGCCGCCGCCCGGCTCGCGGTCGCGCTGCGGGCGGACCTGACCGACGTGCTGCGAGCCCACCCGCTGCAGGACGGGGTGACCACCTCCGGACCCTGGCCGCTGCGGGTCGAGCGGCGGACCGCGGCCGTCGGGTCCTGGTACGAACTGTTCGTCCGCAGCGAGGGAGCCTCGGTCGACCCGCCGAGGTCGGGCACGTTCGCCACCGCCGCCCAGCGGCTGCCGGCCGTGGCGGCCATGGGATTCGACGTGGTCTACCTGCCGCCCATCCATCCCATAGGACGACGGTTCCGCAAGGGCCCGAACAACTCCCTGGTCGCGGGACCCTACGATCCGGGGTCGCCGTGGGCGATCGGGTCACCCGACGGCGGACACGACGCGGTGCACCCCGACCTCGGGACGCTGGCGGACTTCGACGCGTTCGTGGCGGCCGCGGACGGCCTCGGCCTGCAGGTCGCCCTCGACCTGGCGCTGCAGGCGTCCCCCGACCACCCGTGGGTGACGACTCACCCGGAGTGGTTCACGCAGCGAGCCGACGGCTCGATCGCCTACGCGGAGAACCCGCCCAAGCGGTACCAGGACATCTACCCGCTCAGTTTCGACACCGATCCGGAGGGCCTGTACGCCGAGATCCGCCGGATCGTCGGGCACTGGATGCAGCACGGCGTACGAATCTTCCGGGTCGACAATCCCCACACCAAGCCGTTGTGGCTGTGGGACAGGCTGATCGGCGAGGTCAACGCGACCGATCCCGACGTGATCTTCCTGGCCGAGGCCTTCACGCGGCCCGCCATGATGCGGGCGCTGGCCGAGGTCGGCTTCCAGCAGAGCTACACGTACTTCACCTGGCGCAACGGCCGCGACGAGCTGACGGAGTACTTCAGCGAACTGGCCGGTCCGGCGGCGGCGTACATGCGACCCAACCTGTTCGCCAATACGCCGGACATCCTGCCGGGGTACCTGCAGGACGGCGGCCCGGCCGCCTTCAGCATCCGTGCCACGCTGGCGGCCACGCTGTCGCCGACCTGGGGGATCTACGCCGGCTTCGAGCTGTTCGAGAACGTCGCCGTCCACGCCGGCAGCGAGGAGTACCTGGACTCCGAGAAGTACCAGTACCGGCCGCGGGACTGGGCAGCTGCGGCCCTCCAGGGCCGCACGCTGGCGCCGTACCTGACGAAACTGAACGCGCTGCGCCGGGCGCACCCGGCGCTGCAGCAGTTGCGCGACCTTCGGTTCCACCGCACCGACGACCCCGGTGTCATCGCCTACTCCAAGACCGACGGCGCCGACGTGGTCCTGGTCGTGTGCACGCTGGATCCGCACTCTCCCCGCGAAACCCTGGTCCACCTCGACATGGCGGCGCTCGGGCTGGGTCCGGCCGACACCTTCGACGCCCACGACGCGATCACCGGCGCGACGTGGACGTGGGGCCCCGAGGTGTTCGTACGCCTCACGCCGTGGGTCGACGTGGCGCACGTCGTCACCGTCCGCCGGCTCCGCTGACACCGCCTGACGCCGTCACTGGTAGGAGGTCGATCGAAGTGGTCGCTGCAGCCGTTGCGCGCCCGGTGGCCGTCGCTGAGCTGGACCGCCTGGTCGATGGCGCGCACCACGATCCCCATACCGTGCTCGGGCCGCACCTGCACGCCGGCGCGGTCACCATCCGGGTGCTGCGGCCCGGCGCGACCGCGGTCGAGGTGCTGACCGCCGACACCACGCTCGCGCTGGTACCCGAACACCGCGGCGTCTGGGTGGGCGTGCTGGCACGCCCGTCGGTCCCGGACTACCGGCTGCGGGTCAGCTACGGCACCGAGGTGATCGACACCGACGACCCGTACCGGTTCCTGCCGACGCTCGGTGAACTGGACACCTACCTCATCGCCGAAGGGCGCCACGAACAGTTGTGGACCGTGCTCGGCGCCCACGTACGCACCTTCGCCACCCCCCAGGGCGACGTCACCGGGACGTCCTTCGCGGTCTGGGCCCCCAATGCCAGCTCGGTACGCGTCGTCGGCGACTTCAACTTCTGGGACGGGTCGTGGACCCCGATGCGCGCGCTGGGCAGCACCGGCGTGTGGGAACTGTTCGTGCCCGACGTCGGGGACGGCACGCGTTACAAGTACGCGGTGCGCGGGGCGGACGGGGTGTGGCGCGACAAGGCGGACCCGCTGGCGTTCGCGGCGCAGCTGCCGCCGCAGACCGCCTCGGTCGTGTTCACCTCCCGCTTCGCCTGGACCGACCAGCAGTGGTTGGCGGCCCGGGCGGAACGCGACCCGCACACCGGTCCGATGAGCATCTACGAGGTGCACCTGGGCTCCTGGCGCGCCGGCCTCGGCTACCGCGAACTGGCCGAGGAACTGACCGGCTACGTCACCGAGCAGGGATTCACCCACGTCGAGTTCCTTCCGCCGGCCGAGCATCCGTACGCGCCCAGCTGGGGTTACCAGGTCACGTCGTACTTCGCGCCGACGTCGCGCTTCGGCGACCCGGACGACTTCCGCTACCTGATCGACCGGCTGCACGCCGCCGGCATCGGCGTCATCGTCGACTGGGTGCCGGCGCACTTCCCCAAGGACGACTGGGCGCTGGCCCGGTTCGACGGCACCCCGCTGTACGAACATGCCGATCCCCGGCAGGGCGAGCACCCGGACTGGGGGACGCTCGTGTTCAACTTCGGCCGCAACGAAGTGCGGAACTTCCTGGTCGCCAATGCGGTGTACTGGCTGGAGGAGTTCCACATCGACGCGCTGCGCGTCGATGCGGTGGCCTCGATGCTCTACCTGGACTACTCCCGCGAACCGGGCCAGTGGACTCCCAACGCCTACGGGGGCAGGGAGAACCTGGACGCGGTGTCGTTCCTGCAGGAAACCAACGCCACGGTCTACCGCCGCGTGCCCGGCGCGATGATGATCGCCGAGGAGTCCACCGCGTGGCCGGGAGTGACCCGGCCCACCCACTTGGGCGGCCTGGGGTTCGGCTTCAAATGGAACATGGGATGGATGCACGACACCCTCGACTATGTCGGGCATGACCCGATCCACCGGCAGTGGCATCACGACGAGATGACCTTCGCGCTGATGTACGCCTGGAGCGAGAACTTCATCCTGCCGGTGTCGCACGACGAGGTCGTCCACGGCAAGGGCTCGCTCGTTCACCGCATGCCCGGCGATCGGTGGCAGAAGCTCGCGAACCTCCGGGCGTACCTGGCGTTCATGTGGGCGCACCCGGGCAAGCAGCTGCTGTTCATGGGATCGGAGTTCGCCCAATCGGACGAGTGGGACTCCAGTCACTCGCTGGACTGGTGGCTGCTGGAGTACGCCGAACACAGTGGCGTGCAGCGATGTGTCGCGGACCTCAACCACGTCTATCGCGCTCAGCCCGCGTTGTGGCAGTTGGACCACACTCCGGCCGGCTTCGAATGGATCGACGCGAACGACGCGCAGGACAACGTGTTCTCGTGGTTGCGCCGCGGCGCGGATGGCGACGTGATCGCCTGCGTGGCGAACTTCTCCCCCGTCGTTCGAGACGGGTACCGCCTGGGCCTGCCGGCCACCGGCCGCTGGACGGAGATCCTCAACACCGACGCTGTGGCCTACGGCGGCTCCGGCCGGGGCAATCTCGGTGCGGTGCAAGCGGATTTGCCGCCGTGGCACGGCCGTCACACCAGTGCACAGTTGACACTGCCTCCCCTGGCGACGCTGTGGCTCAGGGCGCCAAGCGATATCCGCTGAGCGGACGACGAAAGCGTTGTGGCACTTGTGACAGGAGACGTCTCAGCAATCGGACAGCGTCTCGACGTCACATGAGCACTGCGTGACCCCGCCGTGACCCAGCGCCGACGACACGCCGACGGTCGTGAAATGCCGCGCAGTTCGTCCGGAACCAGTGAGTTGCATCACGGCTGATCTCGCGGTCAGGTTCCCTAGAGTCCGGCCCCATGAACTCGATGCAGCACGCGGTGATCTCCCGTGCGGGAGAGCCCCTCCACCAGAAGCCGCATCGCACCCTCGCTTCCCCGGCGATGCAGTTCATGTCCGAGACGGTCTCCGCCTCGCTCGCCCTCGACGTCCTGCGCACCCCCCCGCGTACGACGCCGTCGGCTGCCATTGCTCCGTCCGCGGTCCGCCGATCGGGTGACCATTGAGGCGTCAGGTCAAGGCACGCAACGGTGGCTTCGATAGCCCCGTCATGCGAGCCAAGAAGACGCAACGCAGGAACAAGGTCCTCGTCCTCGGCGCAGCATCGCTGGGCGTCGCACTCGTCGCAGCAACCGTTCCGCTGGCCACCGGAGGCGTCGACAGCGCCTCGGCCGCCGGATGGGGATCTGCCTCCAGCTACTACCAGGCCTGGAAGGCCTGGAAGGCGCAGAAGCTGAAGAACGCCCGTGAGGGCTCAACGCTGCAGCGGCGCTACGGCTCGCCGTGGCGTCCCTACGTCAACCCGACAGCGTCGGCTACGCCGTCGGCCACCGCCAGCAGCACGGCCAAGCCGACGACATCGGCGACGCCGAAGCCGACCAGCACGCCCAAGCCCACCAGTACCGCCAAGCCGGCGACGAGCAGTGGCTCGGGGGCCACGCCGCCGACCGG of the Actinomycetota bacterium genome contains:
- a CDS encoding glycosyltransferase family 1 protein, which codes for MRAIRRFTVRTVLPAPLLPLEELATNLRWSWHTSTRDLFAAVDPHLWSVVGEDPVRLLGDVSSERLAELAADPAYVAAVAAAAAELHEYLTGDRWYQTLGSSAPGSIAYFSPEFGIAAALPQYSGGLGILAGDHLKAASDLGVPIIGVGLYYRAGYFRQSLSRDGWQQERYPVLDPDGMPLSLLTEADGSPARVSLSLPGGRHLAAHIWKAQVGRVPLLVLDSDVEENEPSEREITDRLYGGTGEHRLLQEMLLGIGGVRAIRAFCRITGAPEPEVFHTNEGHAGFLGVERISELVTGAGLDYDEAFEAVHAGTVFTTHTPVPAGIDRFPRSLVAAHFGGDAALPGVPVEQVLALGFEDYPGGDPEVFNMAVMGLRLGQRANGVSLLHGKVSREMFQGLWQGFDAEDVPITSVTNGVHAPTWVARQMRVLLVGDGDPQLVDDPASWEAIGAVPAARLWSTKRALRAELVEDARRRLRASWLQRGASDAELGWTASVLDPDVLTIGFARRVPSYKRLTLMLRDKARLKSLLLHPQRPIQLVIAGKAHPADDGGKRLIQDLVQFADDPEVRHRIVFLPDYDIGMALTLYPGCDVWLNNPLRPLEACGTSGMKAALNGALNLSILDGWWDEWYDGENGWAIPTADGVEDPDRRDDLEAAALYDLIENAVTPPFYELADDGLPQRWVALLRHTLQSLGPKVLASRMVRDYITQLYTPAAVAARRTGGGGYVVAKELAAWKVRVREAWSGVAVDHVEATGVGDAPSLGTSVTVRAFVTLGSLAPEDVAVTLAYGRVDTHDRLVSPDELVMSATDDDGNRWRFEATVDLARPGPFGYTVRVLPRHAALASAAELGLQVLPNLAAPAEPAALLR
- a CDS encoding alpha-1,4-glucan--maltose-1-phosphate maltosyltransferase; this translates as MSRDRRTAATAVSGAPPAPPATTGTTGSGTRATGSIAPSAAAPPDHTTPSEHSAPAAQRRGGGAAVGAHAAPVHHDLGVAGGLLPPPLLDGRFAVLDVSPVVESGRRPAKAVVDEPVTVAATAFRDGHGELGVAVLALRPDGTTAARQPMTAVGVGLDRWQGVIRPDAMGDWAFAVQVWADPWATWLHRAQIKIPAELDVELELADGATLLERAADEREQTAAGSADGLVLRTAAAALRDTTTTAAARLAVALRADLTDVLRAHPLQDGVTTSGPWPLRVERRTAAVGSWYELFVRSEGASVDPPRSGTFATAAQRLPAVAAMGFDVVYLPPIHPIGRRFRKGPNNSLVAGPYDPGSPWAIGSPDGGHDAVHPDLGTLADFDAFVAAADGLGLQVALDLALQASPDHPWVTTHPEWFTQRADGSIAYAENPPKRYQDIYPLSFDTDPEGLYAEIRRIVGHWMQHGVRIFRVDNPHTKPLWLWDRLIGEVNATDPDVIFLAEAFTRPAMMRALAEVGFQQSYTYFTWRNGRDELTEYFSELAGPAAAYMRPNLFANTPDILPGYLQDGGPAAFSIRATLAATLSPTWGIYAGFELFENVAVHAGSEEYLDSEKYQYRPRDWAAAALQGRTLAPYLTKLNALRRAHPALQQLRDLRFHRTDDPGVIAYSKTDGADVVLVVCTLDPHSPRETLVHLDMAALGLGPADTFDAHDAITGATWTWGPEVFVRLTPWVDVAHVVTVRRLR
- the glgB gene encoding 1,4-alpha-glucan branching protein GlgB, translating into MEVVAAAVARPVAVAELDRLVDGAHHDPHTVLGPHLHAGAVTIRVLRPGATAVEVLTADTTLALVPEHRGVWVGVLARPSVPDYRLRVSYGTEVIDTDDPYRFLPTLGELDTYLIAEGRHEQLWTVLGAHVRTFATPQGDVTGTSFAVWAPNASSVRVVGDFNFWDGSWTPMRALGSTGVWELFVPDVGDGTRYKYAVRGADGVWRDKADPLAFAAQLPPQTASVVFTSRFAWTDQQWLAARAERDPHTGPMSIYEVHLGSWRAGLGYRELAEELTGYVTEQGFTHVEFLPPAEHPYAPSWGYQVTSYFAPTSRFGDPDDFRYLIDRLHAAGIGVIVDWVPAHFPKDDWALARFDGTPLYEHADPRQGEHPDWGTLVFNFGRNEVRNFLVANAVYWLEEFHIDALRVDAVASMLYLDYSREPGQWTPNAYGGRENLDAVSFLQETNATVYRRVPGAMMIAEESTAWPGVTRPTHLGGLGFGFKWNMGWMHDTLDYVGHDPIHRQWHHDEMTFALMYAWSENFILPVSHDEVVHGKGSLVHRMPGDRWQKLANLRAYLAFMWAHPGKQLLFMGSEFAQSDEWDSSHSLDWWLLEYAEHSGVQRCVADLNHVYRAQPALWQLDHTPAGFEWIDANDAQDNVFSWLRRGADGDVIACVANFSPVVRDGYRLGLPATGRWTEILNTDAVAYGGSGRGNLGAVQADLPPWHGRHTSAQLTLPPLATLWLRAPSDIR